The genomic DNA CCGTGCTGGCCCGGGAGCTGGGCCTCTGCTACTCGGGCATCGCCCTGGTCACCGACTACGACACCGGCGTCCAAGGCGTGGAGTCGATCGAGGCGGTGACGATGGACGCCGTGTTCCAGGTCCTGCGCGACATGGTCGGCATGGTGCGTTCGGTCCTCGGCGCCGCCATCCCCACCGTCCCGACCCGGCGGGCGTGCGCCTGCGCCTCCGGAGCTCAGCCGGAAGGTGAGCTGTCCCCGTAGGCGCTGGCCGACGGCACGATCCGCGCCCGCCAGGGCCGGGCCCGGTCCCAGTGGTGGCCGACCACCCGCCCCACCCGCAGGGCGTCGAGGAACGCCTGCGGGGAGGCGGCGTCGAAGTCGGGCACCTCGGCGTACGCCGCCCCGAAGGCGCCGGGGACGTGGGCGTCCGAGCCCGCCCCTCCCGGGAGCCCCCAGTGCTCTGCGGTGTCGGCGGCGCGTCGGTTCAGGTGGGACAGCGAGGTCTTGGCGTTTAACACCTCGAGGGCGTCGATGCCCCCGTCGGCCAGCAGACCGTCGAGCACGTCCTCCTTCAGGCAGTGCCGCATCGGGTCGTACGGGTGGGGGACGTACACCACGCCGCCCTGGTCGCGGATGCGCGTGACGGCGTCGGCGGGCTTGACGCCGTGCGGAAGGCGCTCCCGGATGAACAGCCCGATCAGCTCCCCGGCGCTGGTGCGCACCTCCTGGCCCACGACCACCCGGCAGGGCAGTCGGTCCTCGAGGGCCAGCGCCCCGTTGACCGTGTTGTGGTCGGTGATG from Acidimicrobiales bacterium includes the following:
- a CDS encoding PHP domain-containing protein encodes the protein MSEPADHPHLAERPPPGRVRVDMHTHTMWSGDCTTTPEELEEAVAAAGIDVLCITDHNTVNGALALEDRLPCRVVVGQEVRTSAGELIGLFIRERLPHGVKPADAVTRIRDQGGVVYVPHPYDPMRHCLKEDVLDGLLADGGIDALEVLNAKTSLSHLNRRAADTAEHWGLPGGAGSDAHVPGAFGAAYAEVPDFDAASPQAFLDALRVGRVVGHHWDRARPWRARIVPSASAYGDSSPSG